From a single Lewinella sp. LCG006 genomic region:
- a CDS encoding T9SS type A sorting domain-containing protein translates to MKYLKQKYLLFLLLCLSQGLVTGLFAQSIRYGFVQDTENPLRITAVAIPNFSSDNVTMVTAVFSFSIPSEVAITPSIEVVPAAGAFVDHNGSWSAQKLTPQVFNSVGLNGQALQGNDVYQVVLRSSPEFNNIVEGEGIPLFSFTLVDDCYEGNIEVLTNDGLIRGVVLQNLGANFNNQMSVSIADEPAVDIYDEKDPFSAQIACPLLLVSTNEYQAIAPKLRVQPNPATTSTTVVITSNISAEGELILYDVRQREVLRQKTHFIPGINTLELDLSQLPAGSYLLTSKAEDLLLKAKLVKIDN, encoded by the coding sequence ATGAAATACTTAAAGCAAAAATATCTTTTGTTTTTGTTGCTGTGCCTTTCTCAAGGACTGGTTACGGGGCTTTTCGCACAGTCGATTCGTTATGGTTTTGTACAGGATACGGAAAACCCATTGCGTATCACGGCGGTAGCTATCCCGAATTTTTCCTCGGACAATGTGACCATGGTGACGGCAGTTTTTTCCTTTTCAATACCGTCTGAAGTAGCGATTACCCCTTCCATCGAGGTGGTTCCTGCTGCTGGAGCTTTTGTGGATCATAATGGCAGCTGGTCAGCTCAAAAGCTCACTCCGCAGGTGTTTAACAGCGTTGGGCTGAACGGGCAAGCCTTACAAGGTAATGATGTTTACCAGGTCGTATTAAGAAGCTCTCCGGAGTTCAATAACATCGTTGAGGGGGAAGGAATTCCTCTGTTTTCCTTTACCCTGGTTGACGACTGCTACGAGGGAAATATTGAGGTGCTGACCAACGATGGTTTGATCAGAGGGGTAGTGCTGCAAAACCTGGGCGCTAATTTTAACAATCAAATGTCTGTAAGCATTGCGGATGAACCGGCGGTAGATATTTACGACGAAAAAGATCCTTTCAGTGCTCAAATAGCTTGTCCCTTGCTGCTTGTGTCGACGAACGAATACCAAGCGATAGCACCTAAGCTCAGGGTACAGCCAAACCCTGCAACAACTTCTACGACCGTAGTAATTACGTCTAATATTAGTGCTGAGGGAGAACTCATTCTCTATGATGTAAGACAACGCGAGGTACTTCGGCAAAAGACTCATTTTATTCCCGGAATAAACACCCTGGAGCTAGATCTATCACAACTTCCTGCGGGGAGTTACCTCCTGACCAGTAAAGCTGAAGACTTACTACTCAAAGCGAAACTGGTAAAAATCGATAATTGA
- a CDS encoding beta strand repeat-containing protein, whose protein sequence is MKFHYNVISIVFLWLLSFSSLWGQNEVTYGFIQDPNDPLDITAVAYPNFTSNNVTISTAVFSFILPEGTVTDPAIPPLPGSGPFINITGSWTAQLLTEDLYDMFAGTTNGFGGYDVYQVVLQNSPSPNATSGAPIELFSFRLPNDCMSGNVEVLTNDGSIQQGVFAVFGANFNNQMSISVDDAPSMDIYAGNNPASFSLPCMLLTAEIAIIKSGTFQDESGDGFAQVGETITYAFTVTNTGNSLLTNVTVTDPLVTVMGGPLASLAVGASDNMTFTASYVITQADIDAGGVTNQATATGTDPNGDPVTDLSDDNDNLEDDPTVTSLPQSPAIAIIKSGTFQDESGDGFAQVGETITYAFTVTNTGNVTLTNVTVTDPLVTVSGGPLASLAVGASDNTTFTASYVITQADIEAGGVTNQATATGTDPNGNPTTDVSDDNDNLEDDPTVTSLPQNPAIAIIKSGTFQDESGDGFAQVGETITYAFTVTNTGNVTLTNVMVTDPLVTVMGGPLASLAVGASDNTTFTASYVITQADIDAGGVTNQATATGTDPDGNPTTDISDDNDNFEDDPTVTPLPINLAIAIIKSGTFQDTNGDGFAQAGETITYAFTVTNTGNVTLTNVTVTDPLVTVMGGPLASLAVGASDNMTFTASYVITQADIDAGGVTNQATATGTDPNGDPVTDLSDDNDNLEDDPTVTSLPQSPAIAIIKSGTFQDESGDGFAQVGETITYAFTVTNTGNVTLTNVTVTDPLVTVMGGPLASLAVGASDNTTFTASYVITQADIEAGGVTNQATATGTDPNGNPTTDVSDDNDNLEDDPTVTSLPQNPAIAIIKSGTFQDESGDGFAQVGETITYAFTVTNTGNVTLTNVTVTDPLVTVMGGPLASLAVGASDNTTFTASYVITQADIDAGGVTNQATATGTDPNGDPVTDLSDDNDNLEDDPTVTSLPQSPAIAIIKSGTFQDESGDGFAQVGETITYAFTVTNTGNVTLTNVTVTDPLVTVMGGPLASLAVGASDNTTFTASYVITQADIDAGSVTNQATATGTDPNGNPTTDVSDDNDNLEDDPTVTSLPQSPAIAIIKSGTFQDTNGDGFAQVGETITYAFTVTNTGNVTLTNVTVTDPLVTVMGGPLATLAVGASDVTTFTASYVLTQADIDAGGVTNQATATGTDPNGNPTTDVSDDNDNLEDDPTVTSLPQNPAIAIIKSGTFQDTNGDGFAQVGETITYAFTVTNTGNVTLTNITVTDPLVTVVGGPLASLAVGASDNTTFTASYVITQADIDAGGVTNQATATGTDPDGNPTTDVSDDDDNFEDDPTVTPLPINPSIAIIKSGTFQDESGDGFAQVGETITYAFTVTNTGNVTLTNVTVTDPLVTVMGGPLASLAVGASDNTTFTASYVITQADIDAGSVTNQATATGTDPNGNPTTDVSDDNDNLEDDPTVTSLPQSPSIAIIKSGTFQDESGDGFAQVGETITYAFTVTNTGNVTLTNVTVTDPLVTVMGGPLASLAVGASDNTTFTASYVITQADIDAGSVTNQATATGTDPDGNPTTDVSDDNDNLEDDPTVTSLPQNPAIAIIKSGTFQDESGDGFAQVGETITYAFTVTNTGNVTLTNITVTDPLVTVMGGPLATLAVGASDNTTFTASYVITQADIDAGGVTNQATATGTDPDGNPTTDISDDNDNFEDDPTVTPLPINPSIAIIKSGTFQDESGDGLAQVGETITYAFTVTNTGNVTLTNVTVTDPLVTVVGGPLATLAVGASDATTFTASYVITQADIDAGGVTNQATATGTDPNGNPTTDVSDDNDNFEDDPTVTPLPINPAIAIIKSGTFQDESGDGFAQVGETITYAFTVTNTGNVTLTNVTVTDPLVTVMGGPLATLAVGASDNTTFTASYVITQADIDAGGVTNQALATGTDPNGDPVTDLSDDNDNFEDDPTVTILIPEPLVKLLPRVMLQGALLGSPDNLMRDDLRQDGVIPTTEPYTALGFTHVNGGGETISNPGVVFADYGANSIVDWVFVELRSAVDPTEVVDTRSGLVQRDGDIVEVDGVSPLCFTQSSLGSYYVAVRHRNHLGTMSADPIAMSPTATVVDFVNLATELWENTPAFDGLEQITVNGQYALWAGNTNANRSVIYAGQANDKDPIFNEIDQATANFLRLQTFILPGYNLGDVNLSGETIFAGQNNDVDPIFNNVDGHPRNFIRLQTFVIPEQLPQ, encoded by the coding sequence ATGAAGTTTCACTATAATGTGATCAGTATCGTATTTCTTTGGTTGCTTTCCTTTTCCTCCCTTTGGGGACAGAATGAAGTTACCTATGGTTTTATCCAGGATCCAAATGATCCTTTGGATATTACCGCGGTTGCTTATCCGAATTTCACTTCGAATAACGTAACCATTTCTACAGCTGTTTTCAGCTTTATTTTGCCAGAGGGTACTGTTACCGATCCGGCTATTCCTCCTTTACCTGGTTCAGGACCTTTTATCAATATTACAGGTTCCTGGACTGCACAGCTGTTAACGGAGGATCTTTACGATATGTTTGCGGGAACAACGAATGGCTTCGGCGGCTATGATGTATATCAGGTTGTTTTGCAAAACTCACCATCTCCTAACGCAACTTCGGGAGCTCCAATTGAGCTTTTCTCTTTTAGATTACCGAATGACTGTATGAGCGGCAACGTAGAAGTGCTCACCAATGATGGTTCTATTCAACAAGGGGTTTTTGCAGTTTTTGGTGCGAATTTCAATAACCAAATGTCGATTAGTGTAGATGACGCACCTTCTATGGATATTTATGCAGGAAATAATCCTGCTTCTTTCTCTTTACCTTGTATGCTATTAACCGCAGAGATCGCGATCATCAAGAGCGGCACGTTCCAGGATGAGAGCGGTGATGGCTTTGCCCAAGTAGGGGAGACAATCACCTATGCCTTTACAGTAACCAACACAGGTAATTCACTGCTAACCAATGTGACGGTCACGGATCCACTGGTCACGGTGATGGGTGGCCCACTGGCAAGCTTAGCTGTAGGTGCGAGTGACAACATGACGTTCACAGCTTCTTATGTGATAACACAGGCGGATATAGATGCTGGTGGTGTTACGAACCAGGCTACGGCTACGGGTACCGACCCCAACGGTGATCCAGTAACAGATTTGTCTGACGACAATGATAACTTGGAAGACGATCCGACCGTAACGTCTCTCCCTCAGAGCCCCGCAATAGCAATCATCAAGAGCGGCACGTTCCAGGATGAGAGTGGTGATGGCTTCGCACAGGTAGGCGAGACGATCACCTACGCGTTCACGGTGACGAACACGGGCAACGTCACCCTGACCAACGTCACGGTCACGGACCCGCTGGTCACAGTGAGTGGCGGCCCATTGGCGAGCTTAGCTGTAGGTGCGAGTGATAACACGACGTTCACTGCTTCTTATGTGATTACCCAAGCGGACATAGAAGCAGGTGGTGTTACGAACCAGGCTACGGCTACAGGTACGGACCCGAACGGCAATCCTACCACGGATGTGTCTGACGACAATGACAACTTGGAAGACGATCCGACCGTGACGTCTCTCCCCCAGAACCCAGCAATTGCGATCATCAAGAGCGGTACGTTCCAAGATGAGAGCGGTGATGGCTTCGCACAAGTAGGCGAGACGATTACCTATGCGTTCACGGTGACAAATACGGGCAACGTGACCTTGACCAACGTTATGGTCACGGACCCACTGGTAACGGTGATGGGTGGCCCACTGGCGAGTTTAGCGGTAGGCGCGAGCGATAACACGACGTTCACAGCTTCTTATGTGATTACCCAAGCGGACATAGATGCCGGTGGTGTTACGAACCAGGCTACGGCTACGGGTACCGACCCTGACGGTAATCCTACCACGGACATCTCCGATGACAATGATAATTTCGAGGACGATCCAACGGTGACGCCGCTGCCGATCAACCTAGCGATTGCAATCATCAAGAGCGGCACGTTCCAGGATACGAATGGCGACGGTTTTGCACAAGCAGGCGAGACGATTACCTACGCGTTCACAGTGACGAACACGGGCAACGTAACCTTGACCAACGTCACGGTTACGGACCCACTGGTAACCGTGATGGGTGGCCCACTGGCGAGCTTAGCTGTAGGTGCGAGTGACAACATGACATTCACAGCTTCTTATGTGATAACACAGGCGGATATAGATGCTGGTGGTGTTACGAACCAGGCTACGGCTACGGGTACCGACCCCAACGGTGATCCAGTAACAGATTTGTCAGATGACAATGACAATTTGGAAGACGATCCGACCGTGACGTCTCTCCCTCAGAGCCCCGCAATAGCAATCATCAAGAGCGGCACATTCCAGGATGAGAGCGGCGACGGTTTTGCACAAGTAGGCGAGACAATCACCTACGCGTTCACGGTGACGAACACGGGCAACGTAACCTTGACCAACGTCACGGTCACGGACCCACTGGTCACAGTTATGGGTGGCCCACTGGCGAGCTTAGCGGTAGGTGCGAGTGATAACACGACGTTCACAGCTTCTTATGTGATTACCCAAGCGGACATAGAAGCAGGTGGTGTTACGAACCAGGCTACGGCTACAGGTACGGATCCGAACGGCAATCCTACCACGGATGTGTCTGACGACAATGACAACTTGGAAGACGATCCGACCGTGACGTCTCTCCCCCAGAACCCAGCAATTGCGATCATCAAGAGCGGTACGTTCCAAGATGAGAGCGGTGATGGCTTCGCACAAGTAGGCGAGACGATTACCTACGCGTTCACGGTGACAAATACGGGCAACGTGACCTTGACCAACGTCACGGTCACGGACCCACTGGTAACCGTGATGGGTGGCCCACTGGCGAGCTTAGCGGTAGGTGCGAGTGACAACACGACGTTCACCGCGAGCTACGTGATTACTCAAGCGGACATAGATGCCGGTGGTGTTACGAACCAGGCTACGGCTACGGGTACGGACCCCAACGGTGATCCAGTAACAGATTTGTCAGATGACAATGACAATTTGGAAGACGATCCGACCGTGACGTCTCTCCCTCAGAGCCCCGCAATAGCGATCATCAAGAGCGGCACATTCCAGGATGAGAGCGGCGACGGTTTTGCACAAGTAGGCGAGACAATCACCTACGCGTTCACGGTGACGAACACGGGCAACGTCACCTTGACCAACGTCACGGTCACGGACCCACTGGTAACCGTGATGGGTGGCCCACTGGCGAGCTTAGCGGTAGGTGCGAGTGACAACACGACGTTCACCGCGAGCTACGTGATTACCCAAGCGGACATAGATGCCGGTAGTGTTACGAACCAGGCTACGGCCACGGGTACGGACCCGAACGGCAATCCTACCACGGATGTGTCTGACGACAATGACAACTTGGAAGATGATCCGACCGTGACGTCTCTCCCTCAGAGCCCAGCAATTGCGATCATCAAGAGCGGCACGTTCCAGGATACGAATGGCGACGGTTTTGCACAAGTAGGCGAGACGATTACCTATGCGTTCACGGTGACGAACACGGGCAACGTAACCCTGACCAACGTCACGGTCACGGACCCGCTGGTAACCGTGATGGGTGGCCCACTGGCAACTCTAGCAGTTGGCGCGAGTGACGTAACGACGTTCACAGCTTCTTACGTATTGACGCAAGCGGACATAGATGCTGGTGGTGTTACGAACCAGGCTACGGCTACAGGTACGGATCCGAATGGCAATCCTACCACGGATGTGTCTGATGACAATGACAACTTGGAAGATGATCCGACCGTGACGTCTCTCCCCCAGAACCCAGCAATTGCGATCATCAAGAGCGGCACGTTCCAGGATACGAATGGCGACGGCTTTGCACAAGTAGGCGAGACGATCACTTACGCGTTCACGGTGACGAACACAGGCAACGTAACCTTGACCAACATCACGGTAACCGACCCACTGGTCACAGTGGTGGGTGGCCCACTGGCGAGCTTAGCGGTAGGTGCGAGTGATAACACGACGTTCACCGCTTCTTATGTGATAACACAGGCGGACATAGATGCCGGCGGTGTTACGAACCAAGCTACGGCTACAGGTACGGACCCTGACGGTAATCCTACCACGGATGTGTCTGATGACGATGATAACTTCGAGGACGATCCAACGGTTACCCCGCTGCCGATCAACCCTTCAATTGCAATCATCAAGAGCGGCACATTCCAGGATGAGAGTGGTGATGGTTTTGCGCAAGTAGGGGAGACGATTACCTACGCGTTCACGGTGACGAACACGGGCAACGTGACCCTGACCAACGTCACGGTCACTGACCCACTGGTAACCGTGATGGGTGGCCCATTGGCGAGCTTAGCGGTAGGTGCGAGTGATAACACGACGTTCACAGCTTCTTATGTGATAACACAGGCGGACATAGATGCCGGTAGTGTTACGAACCAGGCTACGGCCACGGGTACGGACCCGAACGGCAATCCTACCACGGATGTGTCTGACGACAATGACAACTTGGAAGATGATCCGACCGTGACGTCTCTCCCTCAGAGCCCATCAATAGCAATCATCAAGAGCGGCACGTTCCAGGATGAGAGTGGTGATGGCTTCGCACAAGTAGGCGAGACGATCACCTATGCGTTCACCGTGACGAACACGGGCAACGTGACCTTGACCAACGTCACGGTCACTGACCCACTGGTAACCGTGATGGGTGGCCCACTGGCGAGCTTAGCGGTAGGTGCGAGTGATAACACGACGTTCACAGCTTCTTATGTGATTACCCAAGCGGACATAGATGCTGGTAGTGTTACGAACCAGGCTACGGCTACGGGTACGGACCCTGACGGTAATCCTACCACGGATGTGTCAGATGACAATGACAACTTGGAAGATGATCCGACCGTGACGTCTCTCCCCCAGAACCCAGCGATTGCGATCATCAAGAGCGGCACATTCCAGGATGAGAGTGGCGACGGTTTTGCACAAGTAGGGGAGACGATCACCTACGCGTTCACGGTGACGAATACGGGCAACGTAACCCTGACCAACATCACGGTAACCGACCCACTGGTCACAGTCATGGGTGGCCCACTGGCAACCTTAGCGGTAGGCGCGAGTGATAACACGACGTTCACCGCTTCTTATGTGATAACCCAAGCAGACATAGATGCCGGTGGTGTTACGAACCAGGCTACGGCTACGGGTACCGACCCTGACGGTAATCCTACCACGGACATCTCCGATGACAATGATAATTTCGAGGACGATCCAACGGTGACCCCGCTGCCGATCAACCCTTCAATTGCAATCATCAAGAGCGGCACATTCCAGGATGAGAGTGGCGACGGCCTTGCGCAAGTAGGTGAGACGATCACCTACGCGTTCACGGTGACGAACACGGGCAACGTAACCCTGACCAACGTCACAGTCACGGACCCACTGGTCACAGTGGTGGGTGGCCCATTGGCAACCTTGGCGGTAGGTGCGAGTGACGCTACGACGTTCACAGCTTCTTATGTGATAACACAGGCGGACATAGATGCCGGTGGTGTTACGAACCAGGCCACGGCTACGGGTACGGACCCGAACGGCAATCCTACCACGGATGTGTCTGATGACAATGACAATTTCGAGGACGATCCAACGGTGACGCCGCTGCCGATCAACCCAGCGATTGCAATCATCAAGAGCGGCACGTTCCAGGATGAGAGTGGTGATGGTTTTGCGCAAGTAGGGGAGACGATCACCTACGCGTTCACGGTGACGAATACGGGCAACGTAACCCTGACCAACGTCACGGTCACTGACCCACTGGTCACAGTCATGGGTGGCCCACTGGCAACCTTGGCGGTAGGTGCGAGTGACAACACGACGTTCACCGCGAGCTACGTGATTACTCAAGCGGATATAGATGCCGGTGGTGTTACGAACCAGGCTTTGGCTACGGGTACCGACCCCAACGGTGATCCAGTAACAGATTTGTCTGATGACAACGATAACTTCGAGGACGACCCGACGGTGACGATCTTGATACCAGAACCATTGGTTAAGCTATTGCCACGCGTAATGTTACAAGGTGCTCTTCTTGGTTCTCCTGACAACCTGATGCGTGATGATTTGAGACAGGACGGTGTGATTCCTACTACGGAGCCTTACACTGCGCTTGGTTTCACCCATGTGAATGGTGGCGGAGAAACGATTAGTAACCCTGGGGTAGTATTTGCTGATTACGGCGCTAATTCAATTGTTGATTGGGTTTTTGTTGAGCTCAGAAGCGCAGTAGATCCTACGGAAGTAGTTGATACTCGCTCCGGGTTAGTGCAGCGGGATGGAGATATTGTGGAGGTAGACGGCGTTAGCCCGCTGTGTTTCACCCAATCTTCTCTGGGCAGCTACTACGTAGCGGTACGGCACCGCAACCACCTGGGAACGATGAGTGCTGATCCGATTGCAATGTCGCCCACGGCAACGGTAGTTGATTTTGTTAACCTCGCTACTGAATTGTGGGAAAACACCCCTGCATTTGATGGCTTGGAGCAGATTACGGTCAATGGTCAGTACGCCTTATGGGCGGGCAACACCAATGCCAATCGCTCGGTTATTTATGCTGGTCAGGCCAACGATAAAGATCCGATTTTCAACGAGATTGATCAGGCCACTGCTAACTTCTTGCGCCTTCAAACTTTCATTTTGCCAGGCTACAATCTTGGCGATGTTAACCTGAGTGGTGAGACGATTTTCGCTGGGCAGAACAATGATGTAGATCCGATTTTCAATAATGTTGATGGTCATCCCCGCAACTTTATTCGACTGCAGACTTTCGTAATACCTGAGCAATTACCACAATAA